One part of the Vitis riparia cultivar Riparia Gloire de Montpellier isolate 1030 chromosome 6, EGFV_Vit.rip_1.0, whole genome shotgun sequence genome encodes these proteins:
- the LOC117915594 gene encoding farnesol kinase, chloroplastic, translated as MLPQNPVAGDICAAALTGGTVLSLIQFWGEIAKRGFTGQTVSRKLVHISVGLVFMFFWPLFSSGCRGALLAALIPGVNIIRMLLLGLGIWKDEAVVKSMSRYGDHRELLKGPLCYASAITLACAIYWRTSPIAIAAICNLCAGDGLADLVGRRFGVQKIPYNRNKSFSGSLAMAVAGFLASIGYMHYFASFGFIQESWEMVFGFLVVSLGSTLVESLPISNEIDDNLTIPVTSLLLGTLVF; from the exons ATGCTGCCTCAGAATCCGGTCGCCGGCGACATCTGCGCCGCAGCTCTGACTGGCGGCACTGTTCTTTCGCTGATTCAGTTTTGGGGAGAGATTGCGAAGCGAGGATTCACAGGCCAG ACAGTGAGTAGGAAACTTGTCCATATAAGCGTTGGATtggttttcatgtttttctgGCCTTTGTTCAG CTCGGGCTGTCGGGGAGCACTTTTAGCAGCTCTTATTCCAGGCGTCAATATTATACGAATGCTTCTTTTAGGACTAGGAATATGGAAGGATGAGGCTGTTGTCAAGTCAATGAGCAGATACGGAGATCACAG GGAACTTCTCAAGGGACCACTAtgctatgcctcagctattacTCTTGCCTGTGCAATCTATTGGAGAACTTCCCCCATTGCAATTGCTGCAATTTGCAACTTGTGTGCTGGAGATG GTTTAGCTGACCTTGTGGGAAGGCGGTTTGGCGTTCAGAAAATTCCCTACAACAGAAACAAGTCCTTCTCTGGTAGCCTGGCAATGGCAGTTGCTGGTTTTTTGGCATCTATTGG GTACATGCATTATTTTGCCTCATTTGGGTTTATTCAAGAAAGTTGGGAAATGGTTTTCGGTTTCTTGGTTGTTTCTCTTGGCTCAACATTGGTGGAATCGCTCCCTATAAGCAATGAAATTGATGACAACCTCACAATTCCTGTGACTTCTCTATTGTTGGGTACTCTGGTTTTCTAA
- the LOC117915601 gene encoding uncharacterized protein LOC117915601 translates to MEDLTWILNMGISQIRPQNGLEDQNKVESPGKEKEVVSTETEQETETHLVQENPDPVPNKGRTAKTKPKRKRRVSGEEKTVVPAMPSARPRNESTEGPEEGEVQNETELVTEPQMNQGRSGDGDKDPKKLRRMLAKRQSAQRTRLRKRQYALELEGQVKALEIEVAIAPTRIKYFDRHNSSLKMQSSLIEQKISVYTDELVSKRAKYENLTLEREMLTQLYMLQRQRRLQQSSMAPPDPGLQAMNNMNWNQPRAGQLVGPGQLMGHGQMVGQGVDTMANMNVNQAGPQRFIRPGLQPVLNMSFNQPPGTKNMLNCPSFNRLGM, encoded by the exons ATGGAGGATTTGACCTGGATTTTGAACATGGGAATCAGCCAAATTCGACCCCAAAATGGGTTGGAGGATCAGAACAAGGTTGAAAGccctggaaaagaaaaagaggtggTGTCTACTGAAACCGAGCAGGAGACCGAGACCCATTTGGTTCAGGAGAATCCGGATCCTGTCCCTAACAAAGGCCGCACTGCGAAAACCAAACCCAAGCGCAAGAG GCGAGTAAGTGGTGAGGAAAAGACCGTGGTGCCGGCAATGCCCTCTGCCAGACCAAGGAATGAGAGCACCGAGGGCCCAGAGGAAGGAGAAGTTCAGAATGAAACTGAGCTAGTGACTGAACCCCAGATGAACCAGGGTCGAAGCGGAGATGGAGACAAGGACCCCAAGAAGCTTCGACG AATGCTGGCTAAGAGGCAGTCCGCGCAGAGAACTCGTCTTCGAAAGCGCCAGTATGCTTTGGAACTTGAGGGTCAAGTGAAAGCTCTCGAA ATCGAGGTTGCGATTGCTCCCACAAGGATCAAGTATTTTGATCGGCATAATTCTTCTCTGAAAATGCAAAGCAGTTTGATTGAGCAAAAAATCTCAGTCTATACTGATGAACTTGTGTCCAAAAGAG CTAAATACGAGAATCTGACACTGGAGAGGGAGATGCTGACCCAGCTTTATATGCTGCAACGCCAACGCCGTCTACAACAGTCAAGCATGGCGCCGCCCGATCCTGGGCTTCAGGCCATGAACAACATGAACTGGAACCAACCACGAGCTGGGCAGCTGGTGGGTCCTGGTCAATTGATGGGTCATGGTCAGATGGTGGGGCAAGGTGTGGATACAATGGCGAATATGAACGTGAACCAAGCTGGGCCACAGCGGTTTATCAGACCTGGGTTGCAGCCTGTTCTGAACATGAGCTTCAACCAGCCTCCAGGGACTAAGAATATGCTGAACTGTCCAAGTTTCAACAGATTGGGAATGTGA